From Quercus robur chromosome 8, dhQueRobu3.1, whole genome shotgun sequence:
ATCAAGAAATATTCAAAAGTATCCTTTATCTTTACCCCCACtttgtttttagaaaattgttctaaaaagtaaaaaccaagTAATTTGCTTACTTAGTTAACtttaatcattataaataaataaaaaaaaattcaaaatttttttccaaaaaaataaaaataaaatgtaggtaGGATATTAGGACTtctataattttaatttgtcttttaaCGGTTTGTTTTGCTCGTTGAGTTCCGCGCCAGCTTCAAAGGcctcaaaactgaaaacacactCCAACACACACTTCGCCGATTCATTTCTCATTTGCTtagccaacaaaaaaaaaaaaacacaaaacgaTGGCtgagattttcaatttcagGCGCCCCTCATTTTCTCTCGCAGTAATTCTCTTTGCCCTAACCCTAATTTCAAACTCCATTTCCACTCTCTCATTTCAAACCCTAACAAATAACCCTAACTTCGATTCCAAAACTGCCCTCTTCGGCGACGCCGAGCTCGCCGACGATGGCTCCTACGTGAGGCTCACGCGCCCCTCGATCTCGAGCTCGGGAATGGTAATGCACGCGGATCCTCTCGTGTTCGCCGATCCGACGACGTCGTTTTCGTCGGAGTTCTCCTTCTCGATCTCTCCCGGCGACGGTGACGGGCTCGTTCTCGCTTTGGTTCCGAGTGGAGGCTCGTTCGTGCTTTCCGATGCGACGCGGTTTCTCGGGGTTGAATTCGATACCAGGATGGACGTTAATGTAGGTGATTTGAATGCCAATCATGTGGGAATCAACGTGAACGATTTTGAATCTGTTAGTGTTAGCAATGTTACGGCTTTGAATTTGGTGCTCAACAGTGGAGAAAGGTTGAAATCGTGGATCGATTACGAAGCGAGTTCGAAGAGAATTGAAGTTAGGTTAGGTAAATTCGAAGATCCGAGGCCTAACAATCCTGTACTCGCGTACGCGATCGATTTGGCCAAAATGTGGGGAGCTGAGGAGGTCCGCGTAGGGATAACTTCGTTTAATTCGAATTCCACGCAGAGCTGTAGTGTGTATTCATGGAGTTTTAGGGTTCGGAAGGTTCGGAATTCGATGCATTCTATGCCGGTGGATCCGCGGAACGTTGGGAAAGAGCATGGTGAGAGTGTCAGGACGGAGAAGAGGGGTTTTTGTCTGTTGAGGATGATCGGCCAGCTGATTTTCGCGACGGCGTGTGCGGCATTGGTGGCGTTTATGGTGATTTTTATGTGGATGATCTTCGGCAATGTGCGTAGCGGCAGCCCGGTGTTCACGGCCAAGTCTGCGGTGTACCCTGGCGATTTCAGGTACGAGAaatttgatgttgttgttgttgagaaagATGGtgatgatttgaagaagtaAGGACTAAGGCATGGAAATGTATGACTATTATGAATGTTGGTTTGCTTTGTGtgtattttgttgtgtttgttaGGAAGTAGTAATGGTAATGATGTATTTTGTAGTTTTGTACTATGTAAGACTAAGATATGTTGTACAATGTTGATGGGTAGGAATCTTATCTAACAATGTAGCTTTGATGGAATTGAACCTCTTGGTTGTGAATGTTATCAGAGCTAAATTgtgtattgtaaaaaaatttacatttcaaTGGGCATAACTATGTTGCTTATTAAACAACTCGTGGATTTATCCACGATTTTCTTGTCACAAAGGGTCGgtctttgtaaaaaaaaagattggcaGTAGGCTTGCTTGGAATAACTTTTTTCAAGATGTACTTTAATGATAAGTTGTAGGATAACCTTTGCTTCATTGTTGAAATGCTAGACTGATAGTTCATTAGACTGAGTATTGGCTCCATTATGTACAAGAAAGCTAATTTTGGTTCCAATCAAAATgtccaaggttcaaatcccccctcccctATCGTTTTTACTAtcgaattatccaaaaaaaattaactccaGTTTAGACACTTGTGGCCTTGTGGGGTCTATATGTTCATTAAGTGCTTTTCTAGAAGGCTGATGAGTCTTTAAAGTGTTATCAGTTTTACAAGTATGGTTAAGTCTGCATTTCCAAGTTTTGCAAGCCACTCTAACTGGCTTGCTTGTATTTGATTGGGGAGAATGTATGAAATAGTCATTATCCTAAGGAACCATTGAGTTCTTCTGGTCAAAGagattgaatgtgaattttccattaattaataatatcagATCTTGAGTCTAAATCTATTTGAGGAGGTGAAGAACTCCTACCGATCTTTGTTTTTCAACCTGCAGAAtttatttaatactttttttcaGATCTAACGCTCAATTTACCAGctatatagaaaagaaaaaacaaaatatattccCTTCTCCAAACCATTTCTAGTTGCATATCCTTGGCAACTATGGTGTGGAACAAAGTTCTTCAACGGACAGCCTTTACATAGCTTTAACCAATGATTTGAATATAGATGTAGATAGAAGTTTGAACTTAAAGGATcacagaaaaataaatgtacAAAAACGGTATGAGTGCTTACACACTGgtacctttttcttcttctagaaTATCATTAAGACAATCTAAAAAACTCAGGTTACTGCTCTCTCACATCACACACTTACTCAAAATGAAGCTGTAGGCTTTTTATGCAAGCTACTGGTATTGGTGCTTCTGCCAACTTGGTTTCTCTTAGGTAGTAAATCCTGATAGAGAGAGATCTAGGGGGTGGTGGAGACTGGATAGAAAGGATTAGAGAGAAGCAAAATAGTCAGTGGTGCTGGAAGGGGGTTCTACAGAGACAAACCATGAAGACAGGGGAAGTTCTAGACAGAAGTGAGGTGGTAGAGGTTTGGTTTTCAATGTATTTTGCTATCTGTATAACAGGTACTTAATTCCATTTCTAATAGAAGCATACTTTGAATGACATCATTCCCTCAAAAAACCGTTTTTGCCACTATCATTTTCTTTCTGAATCTCAATCTTGAAAGCATTCTAGCATTATTATAGATGCCCTTTGATGATTCCGGCCTTGATTAATGTTTATAGTCATTGTTCTCTTAGTTAACTATGTACCAAGTGTTGATTGTTACACTTCAACTGTCCGTTTTTGTTCATCCCTAATTAACTGTCTGTGGAAGCTCATCACTGAAGAATTTTGAATGACACATTAGATATGATCATTTCTTTTATATGCATTTCTGCTGCCCTAAGcacgcgctctctctctctctcacacatataAGAGGGGGATCATGTTTGACTCATTATTTGGGTTGCATTTTAGTTGGAATAGATCTGT
This genomic window contains:
- the LOC126697640 gene encoding L-type lectin-domain containing receptor kinase S.4-like, whose product is MAEIFNFRRPSFSLAVILFALTLISNSISTLSFQTLTNNPNFDSKTALFGDAELADDGSYVRLTRPSISSSGMVMHADPLVFADPTTSFSSEFSFSISPGDGDGLVLALVPSGGSFVLSDATRFLGVEFDTRMDVNVGDLNANHVGINVNDFESVSVSNVTALNLVLNSGERLKSWIDYEASSKRIEVRLGKFEDPRPNNPVLAYAIDLAKMWGAEEVRVGITSFNSNSTQSCSVYSWSFRVRKVRNSMHSMPVDPRNVGKEHGESVRTEKRGFCLLRMIGQLIFATACAALVAFMVIFMWMIFGNVRSGSPVFTAKSAVYPGDFRYEKFDVVVVEKDGDDLKK